In one window of Camelina sativa cultivar DH55 chromosome 15, Cs, whole genome shotgun sequence DNA:
- the LOC104746685 gene encoding DEAD-box ATP-dependent RNA helicase 53-like isoform X2: MITTVLRRSLLDASRRTLSASLTSINAVSFHSSAPAAAVARVSDLTIGSFSDVKPGFAFVGVKAREFHFQSGPSEFRASMVSTGGFAISESSERGIESDGLVISELGISPEIVKALSSKGIEKLFPIQKAVLEPAMQGRDMIGRARTGTGKTLAFGIPIIDKIIKYNAKHGRGRNPLCLVLAPTRELARQVEKEFRESAPSLDTICLYGGTPIGQQMRQLDYGVDVAVGTPGRVIDLMKRGALNLSEVQFVVLDEADQMLQVGFAEDVEIILEKLPEKRQSMMFSATMPSWIRSLTKKYLNNPLTIDLVGDSDQKLADGITTYSIIADSYGRASIIGPLVTEHAKGGKCIVFTQTKRDADRLSYALARSFKCEALHGDISQSQRERTLAGFRDGHFNILVATDVAARGLDVPNVDLIIHYELPNNTETFVHRTGRTGRAGKKGSAILIYSQDQSRAVKIIEREVGSRFTELPSIAVERGSASMFEGIGARSGGSFGGGMRDRGSSFGGRSGGGGYGGRSGGGGYGGSSGGYGGSSGGYGGSSGGYGGSSGRSGNRYSGDSDRSGFGSFGMRSPEEFDAGRSSQSGGRSSFGGGRSGGSSSNRSSGFGDFGSDRSSQSGGRSSFGGFGSNDGKRSY, translated from the exons ATGATCACCACTGTGCTTCGTCGATCACTCCTTGATGCATCAAGGAGGACTCTTTCCGCATCGCTGACTTCAATTAACGCTGTTTCATTTCACAGCTCTGCACCAGCCGCCGCCGTAGCCAGGGTCTCCGATCTTACAATTGGATCTTTTTCCGATGTCAAGCCTGGGTTTGCGTTTGTTGGTGTTAAAGCAAGGGAGTTTCATTTTCAATCTGGACCGTCGGAGTTCAGAGCGTCGATGGTTTCTACTGGTGGGTTTGCGATCTCTGAGAGTAGTGAGAGAGGGATCGAGAGTGATGGGCTTGTGATATCTGAGCTTGGGATATCTCCGGAGATTGTTAAAGCTTTGAGTAGTAAGGGTATTGAGAAACTCTTTCCTATACAG AAAGCTGTGTTGGAGCCAGCGATGCAGGGACGAGATATGATCGGTCGTGCTAGGACTGGAACTGGAAAGACTCTTGCTTTTGGGATTCCAATCATTGATAAAATCATCAAATACAACGCTAAACATGG ACGAGGGAGGAATCCGCTTTGCTTGGTTTTGGCACCGACAAGGGAGCTTGCTCGCCAAGTTGAGAAGGAGTTTAGGGAATCTGCTCCAAGCTTGGATACTATTTGTCTCTATGGAGGTACACCGATTGGACAGCAAATGAGGCAGCTTGACTATGGTGTTGATGTTGCGGTTGGAACTCCTGGTCGTGTCATTGATCTCATGAAAAGGGGAGCTTTGAATCTATCAGAAGTTCAGTTTGTGGTTTTGGATGAAGCTGATCAGATGCTTCAAGTTGGGTTTGCTGAGGATGTCGAAATTATATTGGAAAAATTGCCAGAGAAACGTCAGAGCATGATGTTTTCTGCTACAATGCCCAGTTGGATCAGATCCCTTACCAAAAAGTACCTGAATAATCCTTTGACGATTGATCTT GTTGGAGATTCTGATCAGAAACTGGCAGATGGAATTACAACTTATTCTATCATAGCAGATTCTTATGGAAGAGCATCCATTATTGGTCCTCTTGTAACG GAGCATGCTAAAGGAGGAAAATGCATTGTCTTTACCCAAACAAAACGGGATGCTGATCGTCTCTCATATGCATTGGCCAGAAGCTTCAAATGTGAAGCTTTACATGGTGATATATCGCAGAGTCAGAGGGAAAGAACGCTTGCTGGTTTCCGAGATGGGCATTTTAATATCCTTGTTGCGACTGATGTTGCTGCCCGTGGACTTGATGTACCTAATGTCGATTTG ATAATTCATTATGAGCTCCCTAATAACACGGAGACTTTTGTTCATCGAACGGGGCGAACTGGTCGTGCAGGAAAGAAAGGCAGTGCTATTCTCATCTACAGTCAAGATCAATCCAGGGCTGTAAAAATAATCGAGAGAGAAGTTGGAAGCCGATTCACTGAG CTCCCTAGCATTGCTGTGGAACGTGGCAGTGCAAGCATGTTTGAAGGAATCGGTGCTCGATCCGGTGGGTCCTTTGGAGGAGGCATGAGGGATCGTGGTTCAAGCTTTGGTGGTCGTTCAGGTGGTGGTGGCTATGGTGGTCGTTCAGGTGGCGGCGGCTATGGTGGCAGCAGTGGTGGCTATGGTGGAAGCAGTGGCGGTTATGGTGGCAGCAGTGGTGGTTATGGTGGAAGCAGTGGCCGTTCAGGCAACCGCTATTCTGGTGATTCTGACCGTTCTGGTTTCGGGAGCTTTGGTATGCGTTCCCCTGAAGAATTCGATGCAGGTCGTTCATCTCAGTCAGGTGGAAGAAGCAGCTTTGGTGGTGGCCGTTCAG GGGGATCATCAAGCAACCGTTCATCTGGTTTTGGGGACTTTGGCTCGGATCGTTCTTCTCAGTCAGGCGGAAGGAGTAGCTTTGGTGGGTTTGGCTCAAACGATGGGAAAAGATCTTACTGA
- the LOC104748429 gene encoding putative F-box protein At3g03730 produces MIGSDADTKCSMLVPDLSTIHSLEDVRIVKPGKIIIKGYAVSGVGRAIERLEISLDQWNSCVEASKTPKKGNNNSACVSFEATVDVAQTYKVTAKEIKVRAIVKKCKQQSDQWQTLVPDLIRSIFKRLNFVEFHRARSISLDWYSTAGLCYREHPTPWIILFSNYSHISCKLIDPLQYKTYEVKDLGFDFHRSRCLANCGSWFLMLDHRTDFYIFNLFTRERIRLPSLEAMDGSLMRFERSGEYDFMVTLDYKTKYGHFSSSKIRKVRIKNAVLWVDERTRDYLVVWNLECFIAYHKKSYCNNSWKVLQPLDMQGCCVDMVFKESKLYVLSLSRTITVYEFRGGASPNECASFSSPDFQKDHDYSLVVTMSGEVLMIARKICKFDIHKMDPNSLKWIKIDSIGNEALFLDQGTTVEAKDGVKTNCVYFSNDQLHRYNEIGLCYGTNDCVYDIELESVVQSFQHFADISLIPFKDARWFFPTFGGKLLR; encoded by the coding sequence atgatcGGTTCTGACGCCGATACAAAGTGTTCGATGCTTGTACCCGATCTGAGTACAATACACTCTCTCGAAGACGTACGAATAGTGAAGCCTGGTAAGATAATCATCAAAGGTTATGCAGTTTCAGGGGTTGGACGAGCCATAGAGAGACTAGAAATATCTCTGGACCAATGGAACTCTTGCGTGGAAGCTTCTAAAACCCCAAAAAAGGGTAACAACAACTCGGCATGTGTGTCGTTTGAAGCCACCGTTGATGTTGCACAGACCTACAAGGTCACAGCCAAAGAGATCAAAGTTAGGGCAATAGTGAAAAAATGTAAACAACAATCAGATCAGTGGCAGACGCTTGTCCCGGACTTGATTCGATCGATCTTCAAACGCTTGAACTTTGTTGAGTTTCATCGAGCCAGGTCCATTTCTTTAGATTGGTACTCCACTGCTGGACTATGCTACAGAGAACACCCAACTCCATGGATCATTCTCTTTTCAAACTACAGCCATATTTCATGTAAGTTGATTGATCCTCTTCAGTACAAAACATACGAGGTAAAAGATCTAGGGTTTGATTTCCATAGGAGTCGTTGTTTGGCAAATTGTGGTAGCTGGTTCTTGATGTTAGACCATagaactgatttttatattttcaatctGTTTACTCGAGAGAGGATTCGTCTTCCGAGTCTGGAAGCTATGGATGGATCGCTAATGAGGTTTGAGAGGTCCGGTGAGTATGACTTCATGGTGACCTTAGATTATAAAACTAAGTATGGACATTTTTCTTCGAGTAAGATCAGAAAAGTTAGAATAAAGAATGCAGTTTTGTGGGTAGATGAAAGGACCAGAGATTACTTAGTTGTGTGGAATCTTGAATGCTTTATTGCATATCACAAGAAAAGTTATTGTAACAATAGTTGGAAAGTGCTTCAACCTTTAGACATGCAAGGTTGTTGCGTCGATATGGTGTTTAAAGAAAGCAAGCTTTACGTTCTTAGTCTAAGTCGAACAATCACTGTTTATGAGTTTCGTGGTGGTGCTTCTCCAAATGAATGTGCAAGTTTTAGTTCTCCGGATTTTCAGAAAGATCATGACTATAGTCTTGTTGTGACTATGTCCGGAGAGGTTTTGATGATCGCGAGGAAGATATGCAAATTCGATATCCACAAGATGGATCCAAATTCGTTAAAGTGGATTAAAATAGATTCTATTGGGAATGAAGCGTTGTTTTTGGATCAAGGAACAACCGTTGAAGCTAAAGATGGAGTGAAAACAAATTGCGTATATTTTAGTAATGATCAGCTTCATAGATACAATGAGATTGGTCTATGCTATGGAACTAATGACTGCGTCTATGATATTGAACTCGAGAGTGTTGTCCAATCGTTTCAGCATTTTGCAGATATATCGCTAATACCTTTCAAGGATGCTCGTTGGTTTTTCCCAACTTTTGGTGGCAAATTGTTGCGTTAA
- the LOC104746685 gene encoding DEAD-box ATP-dependent RNA helicase 53-like isoform X3, with product MITTVLRRSLLDASRRTLSASLTSINAVSFHSSAPAAAVARVSDLTIGSFSDVKPGFAFVGVKAREFHFQSGPSEFRASMVSTGGFAISESSERGIESDGLVISELGISPEIVKALSSKGIEKLFPIQKAVLEPAMQGRDMIGRARTGTGKTLAFGIPIIDKIIKYNAKHGRGRNPLCLVLAPTRELARQVEKEFRESAPSLDTICLYGGTPIGQQMRQLDYGVDVAVGTPGRVIDLMKRGALNLSEVQFVVLDEADQMLQVGFAEDVEIILEKLPEKRQSMMFSATMPSWIRSLTKKYLNNPLTIDLVGDSDQKLADGITTYSIIADSYGRASIIGPLVTEHAKGGKCIVFTQTKRDADRLSYALARSFKCEALHGDISQSQRERTLAGFRDGHFNILVATDVAARGLDVPNVDLIIHYELPNNTETFVHRTGRTGRAGKKGSAILIYSQDQSRAVKIIEREVGSRFTELPSIAVERGSASMFEGIGARSGGSFGGGMRDRGSSFGGRSGGGGYGGRSGGGGYGGSSGGYGGSSGRSGNRYSGDSDRSGFGSFGMRSPEEFDAGRSSQSGGRSSFGGGRSGDYGSSSGRSGGSSSNRSSGFGDFGSDRSSQSGGRSSFGGFGSNDGKRSY from the exons ATGATCACCACTGTGCTTCGTCGATCACTCCTTGATGCATCAAGGAGGACTCTTTCCGCATCGCTGACTTCAATTAACGCTGTTTCATTTCACAGCTCTGCACCAGCCGCCGCCGTAGCCAGGGTCTCCGATCTTACAATTGGATCTTTTTCCGATGTCAAGCCTGGGTTTGCGTTTGTTGGTGTTAAAGCAAGGGAGTTTCATTTTCAATCTGGACCGTCGGAGTTCAGAGCGTCGATGGTTTCTACTGGTGGGTTTGCGATCTCTGAGAGTAGTGAGAGAGGGATCGAGAGTGATGGGCTTGTGATATCTGAGCTTGGGATATCTCCGGAGATTGTTAAAGCTTTGAGTAGTAAGGGTATTGAGAAACTCTTTCCTATACAG AAAGCTGTGTTGGAGCCAGCGATGCAGGGACGAGATATGATCGGTCGTGCTAGGACTGGAACTGGAAAGACTCTTGCTTTTGGGATTCCAATCATTGATAAAATCATCAAATACAACGCTAAACATGG ACGAGGGAGGAATCCGCTTTGCTTGGTTTTGGCACCGACAAGGGAGCTTGCTCGCCAAGTTGAGAAGGAGTTTAGGGAATCTGCTCCAAGCTTGGATACTATTTGTCTCTATGGAGGTACACCGATTGGACAGCAAATGAGGCAGCTTGACTATGGTGTTGATGTTGCGGTTGGAACTCCTGGTCGTGTCATTGATCTCATGAAAAGGGGAGCTTTGAATCTATCAGAAGTTCAGTTTGTGGTTTTGGATGAAGCTGATCAGATGCTTCAAGTTGGGTTTGCTGAGGATGTCGAAATTATATTGGAAAAATTGCCAGAGAAACGTCAGAGCATGATGTTTTCTGCTACAATGCCCAGTTGGATCAGATCCCTTACCAAAAAGTACCTGAATAATCCTTTGACGATTGATCTT GTTGGAGATTCTGATCAGAAACTGGCAGATGGAATTACAACTTATTCTATCATAGCAGATTCTTATGGAAGAGCATCCATTATTGGTCCTCTTGTAACG GAGCATGCTAAAGGAGGAAAATGCATTGTCTTTACCCAAACAAAACGGGATGCTGATCGTCTCTCATATGCATTGGCCAGAAGCTTCAAATGTGAAGCTTTACATGGTGATATATCGCAGAGTCAGAGGGAAAGAACGCTTGCTGGTTTCCGAGATGGGCATTTTAATATCCTTGTTGCGACTGATGTTGCTGCCCGTGGACTTGATGTACCTAATGTCGATTTG ATAATTCATTATGAGCTCCCTAATAACACGGAGACTTTTGTTCATCGAACGGGGCGAACTGGTCGTGCAGGAAAGAAAGGCAGTGCTATTCTCATCTACAGTCAAGATCAATCCAGGGCTGTAAAAATAATCGAGAGAGAAGTTGGAAGCCGATTCACTGAG CTCCCTAGCATTGCTGTGGAACGTGGCAGTGCAAGCATGTTTGAAGGAATCGGTGCTCGATCCGGTGGGTCCTTTGGAGGAGGCATGAGGGATCGTGGTTCAAGCTTTGGTGGTCGTTCAGGTGGTGGTGGCTATGGTGGTCGTTCAGGTGGCGGCGGCTATG GTGGCAGCAGTGGTGGTTATGGTGGAAGCAGTGGCCGTTCAGGCAACCGCTATTCTGGTGATTCTGACCGTTCTGGTTTCGGGAGCTTTGGTATGCGTTCCCCTGAAGAATTCGATGCAGGTCGTTCATCTCAGTCAGGTGGAAGAAGCAGCTTTGGTGGTGGCCGTTCAGGTGATTATGGTAGCAGCAGTGGCCGTTCAGGGGGATCATCAAGCAACCGTTCATCTGGTTTTGGGGACTTTGGCTCGGATCGTTCTTCTCAGTCAGGCGGAAGGAGTAGCTTTGGTGGGTTTGGCTCAAACGATGGGAAAAGATCTTACTGA
- the LOC104746685 gene encoding DEAD-box ATP-dependent RNA helicase 53-like isoform X1, with amino-acid sequence MITTVLRRSLLDASRRTLSASLTSINAVSFHSSAPAAAVARVSDLTIGSFSDVKPGFAFVGVKAREFHFQSGPSEFRASMVSTGGFAISESSERGIESDGLVISELGISPEIVKALSSKGIEKLFPIQKAVLEPAMQGRDMIGRARTGTGKTLAFGIPIIDKIIKYNAKHGRGRNPLCLVLAPTRELARQVEKEFRESAPSLDTICLYGGTPIGQQMRQLDYGVDVAVGTPGRVIDLMKRGALNLSEVQFVVLDEADQMLQVGFAEDVEIILEKLPEKRQSMMFSATMPSWIRSLTKKYLNNPLTIDLVGDSDQKLADGITTYSIIADSYGRASIIGPLVTEHAKGGKCIVFTQTKRDADRLSYALARSFKCEALHGDISQSQRERTLAGFRDGHFNILVATDVAARGLDVPNVDLIIHYELPNNTETFVHRTGRTGRAGKKGSAILIYSQDQSRAVKIIEREVGSRFTELPSIAVERGSASMFEGIGARSGGSFGGGMRDRGSSFGGRSGGGGYGGRSGGGGYGGSSGGYGGSSGGYGGSSGGYGGSSGRSGNRYSGDSDRSGFGSFGMRSPEEFDAGRSSQSGGRSSFGGGRSGDYGSSSGRSGGSSSNRSSGFGDFGSDRSSQSGGRSSFGGFGSNDGKRSY; translated from the exons ATGATCACCACTGTGCTTCGTCGATCACTCCTTGATGCATCAAGGAGGACTCTTTCCGCATCGCTGACTTCAATTAACGCTGTTTCATTTCACAGCTCTGCACCAGCCGCCGCCGTAGCCAGGGTCTCCGATCTTACAATTGGATCTTTTTCCGATGTCAAGCCTGGGTTTGCGTTTGTTGGTGTTAAAGCAAGGGAGTTTCATTTTCAATCTGGACCGTCGGAGTTCAGAGCGTCGATGGTTTCTACTGGTGGGTTTGCGATCTCTGAGAGTAGTGAGAGAGGGATCGAGAGTGATGGGCTTGTGATATCTGAGCTTGGGATATCTCCGGAGATTGTTAAAGCTTTGAGTAGTAAGGGTATTGAGAAACTCTTTCCTATACAG AAAGCTGTGTTGGAGCCAGCGATGCAGGGACGAGATATGATCGGTCGTGCTAGGACTGGAACTGGAAAGACTCTTGCTTTTGGGATTCCAATCATTGATAAAATCATCAAATACAACGCTAAACATGG ACGAGGGAGGAATCCGCTTTGCTTGGTTTTGGCACCGACAAGGGAGCTTGCTCGCCAAGTTGAGAAGGAGTTTAGGGAATCTGCTCCAAGCTTGGATACTATTTGTCTCTATGGAGGTACACCGATTGGACAGCAAATGAGGCAGCTTGACTATGGTGTTGATGTTGCGGTTGGAACTCCTGGTCGTGTCATTGATCTCATGAAAAGGGGAGCTTTGAATCTATCAGAAGTTCAGTTTGTGGTTTTGGATGAAGCTGATCAGATGCTTCAAGTTGGGTTTGCTGAGGATGTCGAAATTATATTGGAAAAATTGCCAGAGAAACGTCAGAGCATGATGTTTTCTGCTACAATGCCCAGTTGGATCAGATCCCTTACCAAAAAGTACCTGAATAATCCTTTGACGATTGATCTT GTTGGAGATTCTGATCAGAAACTGGCAGATGGAATTACAACTTATTCTATCATAGCAGATTCTTATGGAAGAGCATCCATTATTGGTCCTCTTGTAACG GAGCATGCTAAAGGAGGAAAATGCATTGTCTTTACCCAAACAAAACGGGATGCTGATCGTCTCTCATATGCATTGGCCAGAAGCTTCAAATGTGAAGCTTTACATGGTGATATATCGCAGAGTCAGAGGGAAAGAACGCTTGCTGGTTTCCGAGATGGGCATTTTAATATCCTTGTTGCGACTGATGTTGCTGCCCGTGGACTTGATGTACCTAATGTCGATTTG ATAATTCATTATGAGCTCCCTAATAACACGGAGACTTTTGTTCATCGAACGGGGCGAACTGGTCGTGCAGGAAAGAAAGGCAGTGCTATTCTCATCTACAGTCAAGATCAATCCAGGGCTGTAAAAATAATCGAGAGAGAAGTTGGAAGCCGATTCACTGAG CTCCCTAGCATTGCTGTGGAACGTGGCAGTGCAAGCATGTTTGAAGGAATCGGTGCTCGATCCGGTGGGTCCTTTGGAGGAGGCATGAGGGATCGTGGTTCAAGCTTTGGTGGTCGTTCAGGTGGTGGTGGCTATGGTGGTCGTTCAGGTGGCGGCGGCTATGGTGGCAGCAGTGGTGGCTATGGTGGAAGCAGTGGCGGTTATGGTGGCAGCAGTGGTGGTTATGGTGGAAGCAGTGGCCGTTCAGGCAACCGCTATTCTGGTGATTCTGACCGTTCTGGTTTCGGGAGCTTTGGTATGCGTTCCCCTGAAGAATTCGATGCAGGTCGTTCATCTCAGTCAGGTGGAAGAAGCAGCTTTGGTGGTGGCCGTTCAGGTGATTATGGTAGCAGCAGTGGCCGTTCAGGGGGATCATCAAGCAACCGTTCATCTGGTTTTGGGGACTTTGGCTCGGATCGTTCTTCTCAGTCAGGCGGAAGGAGTAGCTTTGGTGGGTTTGGCTCAAACGATGGGAAAAGATCTTACTGA